Proteins encoded in a region of the Pseudomonas syringae KCTC 12500 genome:
- a CDS encoding glutathione S-transferase family protein — MSELILHHYPTSLFAEKARLMLGFKGLAWRSVTIPSIMPKPDLTALTGGYRRTPVLQAGADIYCDTALMARRLEQEKASPAFYPKGQEFTVVGLAAWADSVLFMHAVSLVFQPESMAVRFAKVPPDAAKAFVADRSTLFNGGTASRPPVEQVKHQWPTLMSRLELQLSHGGDFLFGIPSIADFSVAHTLWFLKQTPVTAPFVDDYPSVRAWLDRVLGFGHGTFSDLSSAEAIEIARNATPAPLPAEALVDPNGFKVGEKVAVSAVDYGVEAVEGELVFSGREELILRREDERAGVVHVHFPRMGYRIEKR, encoded by the coding sequence ATGTCCGAGTTGATCCTTCACCACTACCCCACGTCGCTGTTCGCCGAAAAAGCCCGTCTGATGCTGGGTTTCAAAGGCCTTGCATGGCGTTCGGTGACTATCCCTTCGATCATGCCCAAGCCTGACCTGACTGCATTGACGGGCGGCTACCGCAGGACTCCGGTATTGCAGGCCGGTGCGGATATCTACTGTGACACGGCGCTCATGGCTCGGCGTCTGGAGCAGGAAAAAGCGTCGCCAGCGTTTTACCCAAAGGGGCAGGAATTTACGGTTGTCGGCCTGGCCGCCTGGGCCGATTCGGTGTTGTTCATGCACGCCGTGAGCCTGGTGTTTCAGCCAGAATCAATGGCTGTGCGCTTTGCCAAGGTGCCGCCAGACGCCGCCAAGGCGTTCGTGGCTGACCGTTCGACGCTGTTCAACGGCGGTACGGCGTCGCGCCCGCCTGTGGAGCAGGTCAAACACCAATGGCCTACCCTGATGTCGCGCCTGGAGCTGCAACTTTCGCACGGCGGTGACTTCCTGTTCGGCATACCGTCGATTGCCGATTTCTCGGTCGCCCACACATTGTGGTTTCTCAAGCAGACGCCGGTCACCGCACCCTTTGTCGATGATTATCCGAGTGTCAGGGCCTGGCTCGATCGCGTTCTGGGTTTTGGTCATGGCACGTTCAGCGACCTGAGCTCGGCAGAGGCCATCGAAATCGCCAGAAACGCTACGCCTGCGCCATTGCCCGCTGAAGCTCTCGTCGATCCAAACGGCTTCAAGGTGGGTGAAAAGGTCGCGGTTTCTGCAGTCGACTATGGCGTCGAAGCAGTTGAGGGCGAGCTGGTATTTAGCGGCCGCGAAGAGCTGATCCTGCGCCGCGAGGACGAGCGTGCAGGCGTCGTGCACGTACATTTCCCGAGAATGGGTTATCGGATCGAGAAGCGCTGA
- a CDS encoding glutaredoxin family protein, translating into MLLRTLKKFALIMLVVVIYQNWGRIENFINPPSADVAQSYSQAKVVMYATDWCGYCKQTRRFLDSKGIAYQEFDIEKSEEGRKAYEALGGRGIPLIDVNGTLIRGFDPDQILAALK; encoded by the coding sequence ATGCTGCTGCGCACCCTGAAGAAGTTTGCCCTGATCATGCTGGTGGTGGTGATTTATCAAAACTGGGGCAGGATCGAGAACTTCATCAACCCGCCCTCGGCAGACGTCGCACAGAGCTACAGCCAGGCAAAAGTGGTGATGTACGCCACCGACTGGTGCGGCTATTGCAAGCAGACCCGGCGTTTTCTGGACAGCAAGGGGATTGCGTATCAGGAGTTCGACATCGAGAAGTCGGAAGAAGGCCGCAAGGCGTATGAAGCGCTGGGCGGCAGAGGCATCCCGCTGATCGACGTCAACGGCACACTGATCCGGGGGTTTGACCCGGATCAGATACTGGCGGCATTGAAGTAG
- the yejK gene encoding nucleoid-associated protein YejK has protein sequence MPIRHCIVHLIEKKPDGTPAVLHARDSELAESQAIENMLADLNESYNAKQGKAWGLFHPESGAHPFSGWLKEYIDGGSDFTAFSRVAVEHLQKLMEESNLSVGGHVLFAHYQQGMTDYLAIALLHHSEGVAVNAELDVTPSRHLDLGQLHLAARINISEWQNNKQSKQYISFIKGKNGKKVSEYFRDFIGCQEGVDGPGETRTLLKAFSDFVESEDLPEESAREKTKTLVDYASSQSKMGEPMGLEELSELIDEDRPRAFYDHIRNKDYGLSPEIPADKRTLSQFRRFTGRAEGLSISFEAHLLGDKIEYDETAGTLIIKGLPTQLTDQLKRR, from the coding sequence ATGCCGATCCGTCACTGCATCGTCCACCTGATCGAGAAGAAACCCGACGGTACGCCCGCTGTTCTCCATGCACGCGACTCCGAACTCGCTGAGTCCCAGGCCATCGAGAACATGCTGGCCGACCTCAACGAAAGCTACAACGCCAAACAGGGCAAGGCATGGGGCCTGTTCCATCCCGAGTCCGGCGCGCACCCTTTCAGCGGCTGGCTCAAAGAATATATCGACGGTGGCAGCGACTTCACTGCGTTCTCAAGGGTGGCTGTCGAGCATCTGCAAAAGCTCATGGAAGAATCCAATCTTTCAGTGGGTGGCCACGTGCTGTTCGCCCATTATCAGCAAGGCATGACCGACTACCTGGCCATCGCCCTGCTGCACCACAGCGAAGGCGTGGCAGTGAATGCCGAGCTGGACGTGACCCCGTCCCGACACCTGGACCTTGGCCAGTTGCACCTCGCTGCCCGGATCAATATTTCCGAATGGCAGAACAACAAGCAGTCCAAGCAATACATCTCGTTCATCAAGGGCAAGAACGGCAAGAAGGTTTCCGAGTACTTCCGCGACTTCATCGGTTGCCAGGAAGGCGTGGATGGGCCCGGCGAAACCCGTACCCTGCTCAAGGCGTTCAGTGATTTCGTGGAAAGCGAAGACCTGCCTGAAGAGTCGGCCCGCGAGAAGACCAAGACCCTGGTCGACTACGCCAGCAGTCAAAGCAAGATGGGCGAACCGATGGGCCTGGAGGAGCTGTCCGAACTCATCGACGAAGATCGTCCGCGCGCCTTCTATGATCACATTCGCAACAAGGACTACGGCCTGTCGCCGGAAATACCGGCGGATAAGCGCACCCTCAGCCAGTTCCGCCGCTTCACCGGCCGCGCAGAAGGCCTGTCGATCAGTTTTGAAGCGCACCTGCTGGGCGACAAGATCGAATACGACGAAACCGCCGGCACCCTGATCATCAAAGGGCTGCCGACGCAGCTAACCGACCAGTTGAAGCGACGGTAA
- a CDS encoding HU family DNA-binding protein, which yields MALTKDQLIADIAEAIDAPKTTARNALEQLGQIVADQLENGVEITLPGIGKLKVAERPARTGRNPSTGAAIEIAAKKVIKFVPAKVLTDSINK from the coding sequence ATGGCTCTTACTAAAGACCAATTGATCGCCGATATCGCTGAAGCTATCGACGCGCCAAAAACCACCGCGCGTAATGCTCTTGAGCAATTGGGCCAAATTGTTGCCGACCAATTGGAAAACGGCGTGGAAATCACTTTGCCAGGTATCGGCAAACTGAAAGTTGCAGAGCGTCCGGCTCGCACTGGCCGCAACCCTTCGACTGGCGCTGCCATCGAAATCGCTGCCAAGAAAGTTATCAAGTTCGTTCCAGCCAAAGTGCTGACCGACTCGATCAACAAGTAA